One Pseudomonas sp. FP1742 genomic window carries:
- a CDS encoding rRNA pseudouridine synthase: MTDPIRLSKRLIELVGCSRREAELFIEGGWVTVDGEVIDEPQFKVDTQKVELDPEAKATAPEPVTILMNVPAGMDADTAMATLSAATLSEEHRYGKRPLKGHFLRLTASADLQANASGLLVFTQDWKILRKLTADASKIEQEYVVEVEGDMVAHGLNRLNHGLTYKGKELPPVKASWQNENRLRFAMKNPQPGVIALFCQAVGLKVVAIRRIRIGGVSIGKVPLGQWRYLSGKEKF; the protein is encoded by the coding sequence ATGACTGACCCGATTCGTCTCTCCAAACGCCTCATCGAACTCGTCGGCTGCTCCCGTCGGGAGGCTGAGCTGTTCATCGAGGGCGGCTGGGTCACCGTGGACGGTGAAGTCATCGACGAGCCGCAGTTCAAGGTCGACACCCAGAAAGTCGAGCTCGATCCAGAGGCCAAGGCCACCGCGCCGGAGCCGGTGACCATCCTGATGAACGTTCCGGCGGGCATGGACGCGGACACCGCCATGGCGACCCTCAGCGCCGCGACCCTGAGCGAAGAACACCGCTACGGCAAACGTCCGCTCAAGGGCCACTTCCTGCGCCTGACCGCCAGCGCCGACCTGCAGGCCAACGCCAGCGGTCTGCTGGTGTTCACCCAGGACTGGAAGATTTTGCGCAAGCTCACCGCCGATGCCAGCAAGATCGAGCAGGAATATGTGGTCGAGGTCGAAGGCGACATGGTGGCTCACGGCCTCAACCGCCTGAACCACGGCCTGACGTACAAGGGCAAGGAACTGCCGCCGGTCAAGGCCAGCTGGCAGAACGAAAACCGTCTGCGCTTTGCCATGAAGAACCCGCAACCGGGTGTGATTGCCCTGTTCTGCCAGGCCGTAGGCCTGAAGGTCGTCGCCATCCGCCGCATCCGCATCGGCGGTGTGTCCATCGGCAAAGTGCCGCTGGGGCAATGGCGCTACCTGTCCGGCAAAGAGAAGTTCTAA
- a CDS encoding DUF3077 domain-containing protein: MTKTDSSAISELKTLGFTPLIYCSDQALFNVRAGVPIVDALSQASDLLFLAKSFTEDAAYVKDTDRHAWAAHYLTAMSKAVIDDVVKVLTPRPARTKTESEEELPESK; the protein is encoded by the coding sequence ATGACTAAAACAGATTCAAGCGCGATTTCAGAACTAAAAACCCTCGGCTTCACCCCGCTCATCTACTGCTCGGATCAGGCGCTATTCAACGTCCGCGCCGGCGTCCCCATCGTTGATGCATTGTCACAAGCCTCCGATCTGCTGTTCCTCGCCAAATCATTTACCGAGGACGCCGCCTACGTAAAAGACACCGACCGCCACGCCTGGGCCGCGCATTATTTGACGGCGATGAGTAAGGCGGTGATTGATGATGTGGTGAAGGTGCTGACACCGCGACCCGCCCGAACAAAGACCGAATCTGAAGAAGAATTGCCTGAAAGCAAGTAA
- the rimO gene encoding 30S ribosomal protein S12 methylthiotransferase RimO, which produces MSTTPAPANPKVGFVSLGCPKALVDSERILTQLRMEGYDVVSTYQDADVVVVNTCGFIDSAKAESLEVIGEAIKENGKVIVTGCMGVEEGNIRNVHPSVLAVTGPQQYEQVVNAVHDVVPPRQDHNPLIDLVPPQGIKLTPRHYAYLKISEGCNHSCSFCIIPSMRGKLVSRPVGDVLDEAQRLVKSGVKELLVISQDTSAYGVDVKYRTGFWNGAPVKTRMTELCEALSTLGVWVRLHYVYPYPHVDELIPLMAAGKILPYLDIPFQHASPKVLKAMKRPAFEDKTLARIKNWREICPDLIIRSTFIVGFPGETEEDFQYLLNWLTEAQLDRVGCFQYSPVEGAPANDLDLEIVPDDVKQDRWDRFMAHQQAISSARLQMRIGREIEVLVDEVDEQGAVGRCFFDAPEIDGNVFIDNGSNLKPGDKVWCKVTDADEYDLWAEQI; this is translated from the coding sequence ATGTCCACCACTCCTGCGCCGGCCAATCCAAAGGTTGGCTTCGTATCCCTGGGTTGCCCGAAAGCACTGGTCGACTCCGAGCGCATCCTTACCCAGCTGCGCATGGAAGGCTATGACGTTGTGTCCACTTATCAGGACGCCGACGTCGTGGTGGTCAATACCTGCGGCTTTATCGACTCGGCCAAGGCTGAGTCCCTGGAAGTGATCGGCGAAGCCATCAAGGAAAACGGCAAGGTCATCGTGACCGGCTGCATGGGCGTGGAAGAAGGCAATATCCGCAACGTGCACCCGAGTGTGCTGGCCGTGACCGGTCCGCAGCAGTACGAGCAAGTGGTCAACGCCGTGCACGACGTCGTGCCGCCGCGTCAGGATCACAACCCGCTGATCGACCTGGTGCCGCCGCAAGGGATCAAACTGACCCCGCGCCACTACGCCTACCTGAAGATTTCCGAAGGCTGCAACCACAGCTGCAGCTTCTGCATCATCCCGTCGATGCGCGGCAAACTGGTCAGCCGCCCGGTCGGTGACGTGCTCGACGAGGCCCAGCGCCTGGTCAAGTCCGGTGTCAAAGAGCTGTTGGTGATTTCCCAGGACACCAGCGCCTACGGCGTCGACGTGAAATACCGCACCGGTTTCTGGAACGGCGCGCCGGTGAAAACCCGCATGACCGAACTCTGCGAAGCCCTGAGCACCCTCGGTGTCTGGGTGCGTCTGCACTATGTTTACCCGTACCCGCACGTCGACGAACTGATCCCGCTGATGGCCGCCGGCAAGATCCTGCCGTACCTGGACATCCCGTTCCAGCACGCCAGCCCGAAAGTCCTTAAAGCGATGAAACGCCCGGCCTTCGAAGACAAGACCCTGGCCCGGATCAAGAACTGGCGCGAAATCTGCCCGGACCTGATCATCCGTTCGACCTTCATCGTCGGCTTCCCCGGCGAAACCGAAGAAGACTTCCAGTACCTGCTGAACTGGCTGACCGAAGCCCAACTGGACCGCGTCGGCTGCTTCCAGTACTCGCCGGTCGAAGGCGCACCGGCCAACGATCTGGACCTGGAGATCGTTCCGGACGACGTCAAGCAAGACCGCTGGGATCGCTTCATGGCGCACCAGCAGGCCATCAGCTCGGCACGCCTGCAAATGCGCATTGGCCGTGAGATCGAAGTGCTGGTGGACGAAGTCGACGAGCAAGGCGCGGTCGGCCGCTGCTTCTTCGATGCCCCGGAAATCGACGGCAACGTGTTCATCGACAACGGCAGCAACCTGAAGCCGGGCGACAAGGTCTGGTGCAAAGTGACTGACGCCGACGAATACGATCTGTGGGCTGAACAGATCTAA
- a CDS encoding SDR family oxidoreductase yields MHPYFSLQGRTALVTGGTRGIGKMIAKAYVEAGATVYVCARDAEACQQTADELSAFGVCHAVAANLAHEEGVQQLAAHLSEQIDQLDILVNNAGTTWGAPLESYPVKGWEKVMQLNVTSVFNCIQQCLPLLRKAGSPANPARIINIGSVAGISSFGEQAYAYGPSKAALHQLSRILARELVSQHINVNVIAPGRFPSKMTQHIGNDEQALAEDTALIPMKRWGREEEMAALAISLASTAGAYMTGNVIPLDGGFSL; encoded by the coding sequence ATGCATCCCTACTTCTCCCTGCAAGGCCGCACCGCTCTGGTGACCGGCGGCACCCGCGGTATCGGCAAAATGATCGCCAAGGCCTACGTGGAGGCCGGCGCCACCGTGTACGTATGCGCCCGGGACGCCGAAGCCTGCCAGCAAACAGCCGATGAACTGAGTGCTTTCGGGGTTTGCCATGCCGTGGCCGCCAACCTGGCGCATGAAGAAGGCGTTCAGCAGCTGGCTGCGCACTTGAGCGAACAGATCGACCAGCTGGATATTCTGGTAAACAACGCCGGCACCACCTGGGGTGCGCCGCTGGAGAGTTACCCGGTCAAGGGCTGGGAAAAAGTCATGCAACTCAACGTGACCTCGGTGTTCAACTGCATCCAGCAATGTCTGCCGCTGCTGCGCAAGGCCGGTTCGCCGGCGAATCCGGCACGGATCATCAACATCGGTTCGGTGGCCGGGATTTCGTCCTTCGGCGAACAGGCGTATGCCTATGGCCCGAGCAAAGCCGCCCTGCACCAACTGTCGCGGATTCTGGCGCGGGAACTGGTGAGCCAGCACATCAACGTCAACGTGATTGCCCCGGGGCGCTTCCCGAGCAAGATGACTCAGCACATTGGCAACGATGAACAGGCGCTGGCCGAAGACACGGCGTTGATTCCGATGAAGCGCTGGGGCCGGGAGGAAGAAATGGCGGCGCTGGCGATCAGCCTGGCGAGTACGGCCGGGGCGTATATGACCGGGAATGTCATTCCTTTGGATGGTGGGTTCAGCCTCTGA
- a CDS encoding DUF1456 family protein, giving the protein MIHNDVLRSVRYMLDISDKKVIEIIKLGGMDVTLEDLVTYLDKKEEDEEGFVRCPDEVMAHFLDGLVIFKRGKDESRPPQPIEVPVTNNIILKKLRVAFELKEDDMHAILKAAEFPVSKPELSALFRKFGHTNYRPCGDQLLRNFLKGLTLRVRPQ; this is encoded by the coding sequence ATGATTCATAACGACGTACTGCGCAGCGTGCGCTACATGCTCGACATCAGCGACAAGAAAGTCATCGAGATCATCAAGCTCGGCGGCATGGACGTCACGCTGGAAGACCTGGTGACGTACCTCGACAAGAAAGAAGAAGACGAGGAAGGTTTCGTACGTTGCCCGGACGAAGTCATGGCGCATTTCCTCGACGGCCTAGTGATCTTCAAGCGTGGCAAGGACGAAAGCCGTCCACCGCAGCCGATCGAAGTGCCGGTCACCAACAACATCATCCTGAAGAAATTGCGCGTCGCCTTCGAACTGAAGGAAGACGACATGCACGCCATCCTCAAGGCCGCCGAGTTCCCGGTGTCCAAACCTGAGCTGAGCGCGCTGTTCCGCAAATTCGGCCACACCAACTACCGCCCGTGCGGCGACCAGTTGCTGCGCAACTTCCTCAAGGGCCTGACCCTGCGCGTGCGTCCGCAGTAA
- a CDS encoding potassium transporter Kup: MGQASSQAIAGGHSAAKPISMLVAAVGVVYGDIGTSPLYTLKEVFSGGYGVPVNHDGVLGILALIFWSLIWVVSIKYMLFVLRADNQGEGGIMALTALARRAAGGHAKLRTLLVVCGLIGAALFYGDSMITPAISVLSAIEGLELAFEGIDHWVVPLSLVVLVALFLIQRHGTARIGILFGPIMVTWFLVLGALGVYGISQHPEVLQAINPVWGVRFFLDHPGMGITILGAVVLALTGAEALYADMGHFGRKPIARAWFILVLPALVLNYFGQGALLLGDPEAARNPFYLLAPNWALIPLVALSTMATVIASQAVISGAFSLTRQAIQLGYIPRMRIRHTSSAEQGQIYIGAVNWALMVGVILLVLGFESSGALASAYGVAVTGTMLMTTILVSAVMLLLWKWPPVLAVPVLLGFLLVDGLYFAANVPKIVQGGAFPVIAGIALFVLMTTWKRGKQLLVDRLDEGGLPLPIFISSIRVQPPHRVQGTAVFLTARPDAVPHALLHNLLHNQVLHEQVVLLTVVYEDIPRVPPQRRFEVDSYGEGFFRVILHFGFTDEPDVPQALKLCHLDDLDFSPMRTTYFLSRETVIASKLEGMARWREALFAFMLKNANGNLRFFNLPLNRVIELGTQVEM; this comes from the coding sequence ATGGGGCAGGCAAGTAGTCAGGCGATAGCCGGCGGACATTCGGCGGCGAAGCCGATCAGCATGCTGGTTGCGGCGGTCGGAGTGGTTTATGGCGACATCGGCACGAGCCCGTTGTACACCCTCAAAGAAGTTTTTTCCGGTGGCTATGGCGTGCCCGTCAACCATGACGGCGTGCTGGGCATTCTGGCGCTGATCTTCTGGTCGCTGATCTGGGTCGTGTCGATCAAATACATGCTGTTCGTACTGCGCGCCGACAACCAGGGCGAAGGCGGAATCATGGCCTTGACCGCGCTGGCACGACGGGCGGCGGGGGGGCATGCAAAATTACGCACGCTGCTGGTGGTTTGCGGGCTGATCGGCGCGGCGCTGTTCTACGGCGACAGCATGATCACTCCGGCGATTTCCGTACTGTCGGCGATTGAAGGGCTGGAGCTGGCGTTCGAAGGCATCGACCATTGGGTGGTGCCATTGTCGCTGGTGGTGCTGGTGGCGCTGTTTCTGATTCAACGTCACGGCACGGCGCGGATCGGCATTCTGTTCGGGCCGATCATGGTCACCTGGTTTCTGGTGCTCGGCGCGTTGGGCGTGTATGGCATCAGCCAGCACCCGGAAGTGTTGCAAGCGATAAACCCGGTATGGGGCGTACGCTTCTTCTTGGACCACCCAGGCATGGGGATCACGATTCTTGGCGCCGTGGTGCTGGCGTTGACCGGTGCCGAGGCGCTGTACGCCGACATGGGCCACTTCGGTCGCAAGCCGATCGCTCGGGCCTGGTTTATCCTGGTGCTGCCCGCACTGGTACTGAACTACTTCGGTCAGGGCGCCTTGCTGCTCGGTGATCCGGAAGCCGCCCGCAACCCGTTCTATCTGTTGGCGCCAAACTGGGCGCTGATCCCGTTGGTAGCGTTGTCGACCATGGCCACGGTGATTGCCTCGCAAGCGGTCATCTCCGGTGCGTTCTCCCTGACCCGTCAGGCGATCCAGCTCGGCTACATTCCCCGCATGCGTATTCGGCACACCTCCAGTGCCGAGCAAGGGCAGATCTATATCGGCGCGGTGAACTGGGCGCTGATGGTCGGCGTAATCCTGCTGGTACTGGGCTTCGAGTCCTCCGGCGCGTTGGCCTCGGCCTACGGCGTGGCGGTGACCGGGACCATGCTGATGACCACGATTCTGGTGTCGGCGGTGATGTTGCTGCTATGGAAATGGCCTCCGGTTCTTGCGGTCCCGGTGTTGCTCGGCTTCCTGTTGGTAGACGGTTTGTACTTCGCCGCCAACGTGCCGAAAATCGTCCAGGGCGGTGCGTTCCCGGTGATCGCCGGTATCGCGCTGTTCGTCCTGATGACCACCTGGAAACGCGGCAAGCAACTGCTGGTCGATCGCCTGGACGAAGGCGGGTTGCCGCTGCCGATCTTCATCAGCAGTATCCGCGTGCAGCCGCCACATCGGGTCCAGGGCACCGCTGTGTTCCTTACCGCTCGCCCGGATGCCGTGCCCCACGCGCTGTTGCACAACCTGCTGCATAACCAGGTGCTGCACGAGCAAGTGGTGTTGCTGACAGTGGTGTACGAAGACATCCCGCGCGTCCCGCCGCAACGACGTTTCGAGGTTGATTCCTATGGCGAAGGCTTCTTCCGGGTCATCCTGCACTTCGGTTTCACCGACGAGCCGGACGTGCCGCAAGCGCTGAAGCTGTGTCATCTCGATGACCTGGACTTCAGCCCGATGCGCACCACGTACTTCCTCAGCCGCGAGACGGTCATCGCCTCCAAGCTCGAAGGCATGGCCCGCTGGCGCGAGGCGTTGTTCGCCTTCATGCTGAAGAACGCCAATGGCAACCTGCGCTTCTTCAATCTGCCGCTGAACCGGGTGATTGAACTAGGTACCCAGGTCGAGATGTAA
- a CDS encoding virulence factor family protein — protein MIQRSLRYVLATLVVLALIVGGGYWYLKRPAPEPTLELLTPADGAAMTRVIPGTTPRAQVLVAVNEEQKLSDKQLMTLSRSGSAQIVQVILPKDCILQSRALQAGLRELKGPATLVSGIGPGAVLAWRWLAEQKNDKAQAISVDLALEKPGCTHLLPKSAAHGHWLVAWNDNPDDTSAGFVRDQPNAETSISDYDINLPQVLNNELRKTLVGGDKAAGGLQIPVVEVPAGQAKDTVTLFLSGDGGWRDLDRDVAGEMAKIGYPVVGIDTLRYYWQHKSPEQSALDLTELMQHYRQKWGTKRFILTGYSFGADVLPAIYNRLPESEQQRIDAIILLAFARTGSFEIEVEGWLGNAGKEAATGPEMAKLPPAKVVCIYGEEEVDESGCTDKTAVGEAMKLPGGHHFDENYPALAQRLVDAIVKRQAKETAAQE, from the coding sequence ATGATTCAACGCTCCCTGCGGTACGTACTGGCCACACTGGTAGTGCTGGCCCTGATTGTCGGTGGCGGTTACTGGTACCTCAAACGTCCGGCCCCCGAACCGACCCTCGAACTGCTGACGCCGGCCGATGGCGCCGCGATGACCCGCGTCATCCCCGGCACCACGCCGCGCGCGCAGGTGCTGGTGGCGGTCAATGAAGAACAGAAACTCAGCGACAAACAATTGATGACCCTGAGCCGCAGCGGCTCGGCGCAGATCGTCCAGGTGATCCTGCCCAAGGACTGCATCCTGCAAAGTCGCGCCCTGCAAGCAGGTCTCAGAGAACTCAAAGGCCCGGCAACCCTGGTCAGCGGCATCGGCCCTGGCGCCGTGCTGGCGTGGCGCTGGCTGGCCGAGCAGAAGAACGACAAGGCCCAGGCCATTTCGGTTGACCTGGCCCTGGAAAAACCCGGTTGCACGCACCTGCTGCCAAAAAGCGCCGCCCACGGTCACTGGCTGGTGGCCTGGAACGACAACCCGGACGACACCAGCGCCGGCTTCGTGCGTGACCAGCCCAACGCCGAAACCAGCATCAGCGACTACGACATCAACCTGCCGCAAGTGCTGAACAACGAACTGCGTAAAACCCTCGTCGGTGGCGATAAAGCCGCCGGCGGCCTGCAGATCCCGGTGGTCGAAGTGCCGGCCGGCCAGGCCAAGGACACCGTCACCCTGTTCCTCTCCGGCGACGGCGGCTGGCGCGACCTGGACCGCGACGTGGCCGGCGAGATGGCCAAGATCGGCTATCCGGTGGTCGGCATCGACACCCTGCGCTACTACTGGCAGCACAAGAGCCCGGAGCAAAGCGCCCTGGACCTGACCGAACTGATGCAGCACTACCGCCAGAAATGGGGCACCAAGCGCTTCATCCTGACCGGCTACTCATTCGGCGCCGACGTCCTGCCAGCCATCTACAACCGCCTGCCGGAATCAGAACAGCAGCGCATCGACGCAATCATCCTGCTGGCCTTCGCCCGCACCGGCAGCTTCGAGATCGAAGTCGAAGGCTGGCTCGGCAACGCCGGCAAAGAAGCCGCCACCGGCCCGGAAATGGCCAAGCTGCCGCCGGCGAAAGTGGTGTGCATCTACGGTGAGGAAGAAGTCGACGAGAGCGGCTGCACCGACAAGACCGCCGTGGGCGAAGCGATGAAACTGCCTGGCGGCCATCACTTCGACGAGAACTACCCGGCGTTGGCGCAGCGGTTGGTGGATGCCATCGTGAAGCGTCAAGCGAAGGAGACGGCGGCTCAGGAGTGA
- a CDS encoding acetyltransferase: MRQHSVIHTPKQSDYEELTQVWEASVRATHDFLPDSYIELLKNLVLTRYLDAVMLICTKDSRQRITGFAGVAAGKIEMLFIDPDHRGQGLGKQLLRYALEHLNADELDVNEQNPQALGFYFKQGFEVIGRSEHDGMGQPYPLLHMRLRQGQQRSQHG, translated from the coding sequence ATGCGCCAACACTCGGTCATTCATACGCCGAAACAGAGCGACTACGAAGAACTCACCCAAGTGTGGGAGGCCTCGGTGCGCGCCACCCATGACTTTTTGCCCGACAGCTATATCGAACTGCTGAAGAATCTGGTGCTGACCCGCTACCTCGACGCCGTCATGCTGATCTGCACCAAAGACTCGCGCCAGCGCATCACCGGGTTCGCTGGTGTCGCGGCGGGCAAGATCGAAATGCTGTTCATCGACCCGGATCACCGTGGCCAGGGACTGGGCAAGCAATTGTTGCGCTACGCCCTGGAGCACCTGAACGCCGATGAGCTGGACGTCAACGAGCAGAACCCGCAGGCCCTGGGGTTTTACTTCAAGCAGGGCTTCGAGGTGATCGGTCGTTCGGAGCATGACGGCATGGGGCAGCCTTATCCGTTGCTGCATATGCGTTTGCGCCAAGGCCAGCAACGTTCACAGCATGGCTGA
- a CDS encoding MarR family transcriptional regulator, whose amino-acid sequence MKSQDILLLFKMASLHAQEENLFGKMESESNSNMVEELLKSQQPLVTHPADDEETVFHRQEFDSPLGDEDGWEGWSEPVSTPPLASWSEGYSLRALSASLGLSKSEVSNSIARCRESGLLTNDYDTGLPKVNRRELLKITEHALKYFFPVKPGAMVRGIPTGFAAPALSKSIKSAGGLIPVWPDALGTERGQAIEPLYKTVPEAVKRDRILYHYLALADAIRLGGPRECGVAVSILKAGMGLK is encoded by the coding sequence ATGAAGAGTCAAGACATTTTGCTTCTGTTCAAGATGGCCAGCCTGCACGCCCAGGAAGAAAATCTTTTTGGGAAGATGGAATCTGAGTCGAATTCGAACATGGTTGAGGAGTTGTTGAAGTCCCAGCAGCCGCTAGTCACCCACCCCGCTGATGATGAGGAAACTGTATTCCACCGCCAGGAGTTCGATTCACCCTTGGGTGACGAGGATGGGTGGGAAGGGTGGTCGGAGCCTGTGTCTACTCCGCCGCTGGCGAGTTGGAGTGAAGGTTACTCGTTGCGTGCGTTGTCTGCGTCCCTTGGGCTAAGCAAAAGCGAGGTATCAAACTCTATAGCCAGGTGTCGTGAGTCTGGATTGCTCACCAATGACTACGACACCGGGCTGCCGAAAGTTAATCGGCGAGAGCTGCTGAAAATCACCGAGCATGCATTGAAATACTTTTTCCCCGTGAAGCCGGGCGCGATGGTTCGCGGTATTCCAACAGGCTTCGCAGCGCCGGCGCTGTCCAAAAGCATCAAGAGCGCTGGCGGGTTGATTCCGGTTTGGCCTGATGCACTCGGAACTGAGCGTGGTCAGGCGATAGAGCCGCTCTACAAGACGGTGCCGGAAGCGGTGAAGAGGGACAGAATCCTTTATCACTATCTTGCGCTTGCTGATGCGATCCGTCTTGGTGGCCCACGAGAGTGTGGTGTGGCGGTTAGCATTCTAAAAGCAGGGATGGGGCTGAAATAA
- a CDS encoding PP2C family serine/threonine-protein phosphatase: protein MRYDTRSVIGRTRKANHDCAGVLCDGDRGLFVITDGTSSPGSGQLAECFVRGVLAACPKHIDQGGDLTEHGAVEQVLRSVLAELHPTLFADQTGTTCYLIGFAAHGKLTLAYEGDCSCGVVTPAGRIEWITPPHCMANWRRDRSHRELAQDPARNWVTRCLKVNRVPDPDFVFHELVVGERLVFVTDGFWAELTESQQRSLLAAPDSDFIAVEDDVTWIDVQL from the coding sequence ATGAGATACGACACCAGATCAGTAATTGGACGGACCAGGAAAGCCAATCATGACTGTGCTGGAGTTCTTTGCGACGGCGACAGAGGGCTGTTCGTCATCACGGACGGTACGTCGAGTCCCGGCAGTGGCCAACTGGCTGAATGCTTCGTAAGAGGTGTTTTAGCTGCCTGCCCGAAACATATAGATCAGGGGGGCGATCTCACTGAACATGGAGCAGTTGAGCAGGTACTTCGTTCAGTGCTGGCCGAGCTTCACCCCACTTTGTTCGCGGACCAGACAGGGACCACGTGTTACCTGATCGGTTTCGCTGCTCATGGGAAACTCACGCTTGCGTATGAGGGTGACTGTTCGTGCGGTGTAGTGACACCGGCAGGCAGGATCGAGTGGATTACACCTCCTCACTGCATGGCCAATTGGAGGCGCGACCGTTCGCACCGTGAGCTGGCGCAAGATCCGGCTCGAAACTGGGTGACCCGATGCCTGAAGGTGAATCGTGTCCCGGACCCGGACTTTGTTTTTCATGAGTTGGTCGTCGGTGAGCGACTGGTGTTCGTAACCGATGGTTTCTGGGCGGAGTTAACGGAATCTCAGCAGAGAAGCTTGCTGGCAGCACCGGATAGCGACTTTATTGCTGTTGAAGATGACGTAACGTGGATAGATGTTCAGCTTTAG
- the tsaA gene encoding tRNA (N6-threonylcarbamoyladenosine(37)-N6)-methyltransferase TrmO — protein MTYSVSPIGFVRSCFKEKFAIPRQPQLAPAARGVLELVAPFDQGDAVQGLEQVSHVWLLFLFHQALEEKPRLKVRPPRLGGNKSMGVFATRATHRPNGIGQSVVKLDKVEANRLWISGIDLLDGTPVLDIKPYVPYADIIDTASNSIASAPPLLIPVQWMDSALQQAHGHAQRLGEPLVELIEQCLAQDPRPAYQIPTPEREYGAQFWDLDVRWHYPEAGLIRVLEVIPVSNA, from the coding sequence ATGACCTACAGCGTTTCCCCCATCGGCTTCGTGCGCTCCTGCTTCAAGGAGAAGTTCGCCATCCCGCGCCAGCCACAACTGGCCCCGGCCGCTCGGGGCGTGCTGGAACTGGTGGCGCCGTTCGATCAGGGTGATGCGGTGCAAGGGCTGGAGCAGGTCAGCCATGTGTGGCTGCTATTCCTGTTCCACCAGGCCCTTGAAGAAAAGCCACGCCTCAAAGTCCGCCCGCCGCGCCTGGGCGGCAACAAATCCATGGGCGTGTTCGCCACCCGCGCGACACATCGTCCCAATGGCATCGGTCAATCAGTGGTCAAGCTGGACAAGGTCGAAGCCAATCGGCTGTGGATTTCCGGTATCGACCTGCTGGACGGCACCCCGGTTCTCGACATCAAACCCTACGTACCCTACGCCGACATCATCGACACGGCGTCCAACAGCATCGCCAGCGCCCCGCCGCTGCTGATTCCCGTGCAGTGGATGGACTCAGCCCTGCAACAGGCCCATGGCCACGCTCAGCGGCTTGGCGAGCCCCTGGTCGAGTTGATCGAGCAATGCCTGGCACAAGACCCACGCCCGGCGTACCAGATTCCTACGCCTGAGCGCGAATACGGCGCGCAGTTCTGGGATCTGGATGTGCGCTGGCATTACCCGGAAGCCGGGCTTATCCGCGTTCTCGAAGTCATCCCCGTGTCCAACGCGTAG